From a region of the Neodiprion fabricii isolate iyNeoFabr1 chromosome 7, iyNeoFabr1.1, whole genome shotgun sequence genome:
- the LOC124186116 gene encoding zinc finger protein 300-like isoform X1 — protein sequence MSPFDRRVILCSASMMTADGEKDCTHCLICNSKVGVSTRNSVRIFGSTSVGSTEKPLVNTICSVLDVELTEDTAHSLVMCKKCFKLFNEIDELEGRLAEVKLEIFTNYKRTIGKVSNIIYPEEEDYNDHDYLENPETQSSESPDKTKVNQKLKKKDVKKIVDNDGTIKNDETSKDDLGDFGSEDLATDQGSEVDPIAIKTESEENSENTEGRKASSKKGKTINKSSESVQEPMVVRVGSVYTCLLCTNDDERGTGDAKSIMTHLKNAHDARLYICDICSMEFRKRNELSVHLDDHVANEEGDFQCEVCNRIFSNLRLFRIHKRIHYPQSKSWPCETCGKRYSSRNLLEEHINTHTGVRPYVCETCGKDFASKYTYKAHVKTHEVRPRPFECSQCSKSFLSQQNLTQHERTHNGVKEYVCHQCGKAFGSPHNLEVHNIVHTGYKPYTCRICNKAFARKAEIRDHERTHTGEKPYQCEFCGATFSQRSNLQSHKRATHYNDKRYKCNDCGKGFKRRRLLDYHIKAAHTGERPFKCPTCTATFVYPEHFKKHMRIHTGEKPYLCEVCGKAFNSRDNRNAHRFIHSDKKPYECLVCGMGFMRKPLLYTHMQTQGHLNDTIVVNQPRLTTDDDQVITLPDADVELLMEGDDNEQETELYITELKDHVIIQDGAQIYQEENVLSIPSEENITEEAVEHLVVDGQIDFAESDVMGCKTEAAEHIEEVYSYNDGEDGSTIVVPTTSEYEEIAEDNKNSVRLVHIRIPASAADDGRNWLNLVQNT from the exons ATGTCTCCTTTCGATCGTAGGGTTATTTTGTGCT CAGCTTCAATGATGACAGCTGACGGGGAAAAAGACTGTACGCATTGTTTGATATGCAACAGCAAAGTTGGAGTATCAACAAGAAACAGCGTACGAATATTTGGATCAACTTCGGTCGGGTCTACGGAGAAGCCTTTAGTGAATACGATATGTTCCGTACTCGATGTAGAATTAACCGAAGACACCGCGCATTCTCTTGTTATGTGTAAAAAGTGCTTCAAGTTATTTAACGAG ATTGATGAACTAGAAGGCAGACTAGCTGAAGTAAAGTTGGAAATATTTACCAATTACAAGAGAACAATTGGGAAAGTGTCAAACATAATTTATCCAGAGGAAGAAGATTATAACGACCATGATTACCTTGAGAATCCTGAAACACAGAGCTCTGAGTCACCAGACAAGACCAAAGTCAAccagaaattgaagaagaaagacGTTAAGAAAATTGTCGACAATGACGGCACGATTAAA AACGATGAGACATCCAAAGATGACCTGGGGGATTTTGGAAGTGAGGATTTGGCGACCGATCAAGGTAGCGAGGTTGACCCTATAGCTATAAAGACTGAAAGTGAGGAGAACAGTGAGAATACAGAAGGACGAAAAGCCAGTTCGAAAAAAGGCAAAACCATCAACAAGTCTTCAGAGTCCGTTCAAGAGCCG aTGGTGGTAAGAGTCGGCAGTGTTTACACGTGTTTACTGTGCACAAATGACGACGAACGAGGGACTGGTGACGCAAAATCAATCATGACGCATTTGAAAAATGCACACGACGCGCGATTGTACATCTGCGACATATGCAGCATGGAATTTCGGAAAAGGAACGAGCTTTCCGTTCACCTTGACGATCATGTAGCAAACGAGGAAGGAGACTTTCAGTGCGAAGTCTGCAATAGAATATTCAGCAATTTACGACTCTTCAGGATACACAAACGAATTCATTATCCTCAATCTAAATCTTGGCCGTGTGAAACATGCGGAAAAAGATACag TTCGAGAAATTTACTCGAGGAGCACATCAACACTCACACTGGAGTTCGCCCTTATGTATGTGAAACTTGTGGCAAAGATTTTGCCTCAAAATACACTTACAAGGCGCACGTAAAGACCCATGAAGTACGGCCAAGGCCTTTCGAGTGCAGTCAGTGTAGCAAGTCATTTTTGAGCCAGCAGAACCTCACTCAACACGAACGAACGCATAACGGAGTAAAGGAGTACGTCTGTCATCAATGCG GAAAAGCGTTCGGCTCACCGCATAATCTTGAGGTTCACAACATAGTTCACACTGGTTATAAGCCGTACACATGTAGAATATGTAATAAAGCTTTTGCTCGCAAGGCGGAGATAAGGGATCACGAGAGAACTCATACCGGGGAAAAACCGTACCAGTGTGAATTTTGTGGAGCAACGTTTAG tCAAAGGTCGAATCTGCAGTCTCACAAACGCGCAACACATTACAATGACAAAAGATACAAGTGTAACGATTGTGGGAAAGGATTTAAGCGGCGTAGGCTTTTGGATTATCATATCAAAGCAGCTCACACGGGTGAAAGACCATTCAAATGCCCAACTTGTACAGCGACGTTCGTTTATCCTGAACATTTTAAGAAGCATATGCGGATCCATACCGGTGAAAAACCCTATCTCTGTGAA GTATGTGGTAAAGCCTTTAACAGTAGGGACAACAGAAATGCGCACCGATTTATACACAGCGATAAAAAACCGTACGAATGTTTAGTGTGTGGGATGGGATTCATGAGAAAACCTTTGCTTTACACCCACATGCAGACACAG GGGCATTTAAACGATACGATTGTCGTGAATCAACCGCGATTAACAACAGACGACGACCAAGTTATTACTTTACCCGATGCTGATGTGGAACTATTGATGGAAGGCGATGACAATGAACAG GAGACAGAATTGTATATAACTGAATTGAAAGATCACGTGATCATACAAGACGGTGCTCAGATATACCAGGAAGAAAATGTTTTGAGCATTCCATCGGAAGAGAATATTACCGAAGAGGCAGTTGAGCATCTCGTCGTTGACGGGCAG ATTGATTTTGCTGAAAGTGACGTAATGGGATGCAAAACCGAGGCAGCCGAACATATCGAGGAAGTTTACAGTTACAACGACGGCGAAGACGGCTCTACCATAGTTGTACCCACCACTTCGGAGTACGAGGAGATAGCGgaggataataaaaattccgtACGGTTGGTGCACATCAGAATCCCGGCTTCAGCGGCCGATGATGGTCGGAATTGGTTAAACCTAGTACAAAACACATGA
- the LOC124186116 gene encoding zinc finger protein 300-like isoform X2 has protein sequence MMTADGEKDCTHCLICNSKVGVSTRNSVRIFGSTSVGSTEKPLVNTICSVLDVELTEDTAHSLVMCKKCFKLFNEIDELEGRLAEVKLEIFTNYKRTIGKVSNIIYPEEEDYNDHDYLENPETQSSESPDKTKVNQKLKKKDVKKIVDNDGTIKNDETSKDDLGDFGSEDLATDQGSEVDPIAIKTESEENSENTEGRKASSKKGKTINKSSESVQEPMVVRVGSVYTCLLCTNDDERGTGDAKSIMTHLKNAHDARLYICDICSMEFRKRNELSVHLDDHVANEEGDFQCEVCNRIFSNLRLFRIHKRIHYPQSKSWPCETCGKRYSSRNLLEEHINTHTGVRPYVCETCGKDFASKYTYKAHVKTHEVRPRPFECSQCSKSFLSQQNLTQHERTHNGVKEYVCHQCGKAFGSPHNLEVHNIVHTGYKPYTCRICNKAFARKAEIRDHERTHTGEKPYQCEFCGATFSQRSNLQSHKRATHYNDKRYKCNDCGKGFKRRRLLDYHIKAAHTGERPFKCPTCTATFVYPEHFKKHMRIHTGEKPYLCEVCGKAFNSRDNRNAHRFIHSDKKPYECLVCGMGFMRKPLLYTHMQTQGHLNDTIVVNQPRLTTDDDQVITLPDADVELLMEGDDNEQETELYITELKDHVIIQDGAQIYQEENVLSIPSEENITEEAVEHLVVDGQIDFAESDVMGCKTEAAEHIEEVYSYNDGEDGSTIVVPTTSEYEEIAEDNKNSVRLVHIRIPASAADDGRNWLNLVQNT, from the exons ATGATGACAGCTGACGGGGAAAAAGACTGTACGCATTGTTTGATATGCAACAGCAAAGTTGGAGTATCAACAAGAAACAGCGTACGAATATTTGGATCAACTTCGGTCGGGTCTACGGAGAAGCCTTTAGTGAATACGATATGTTCCGTACTCGATGTAGAATTAACCGAAGACACCGCGCATTCTCTTGTTATGTGTAAAAAGTGCTTCAAGTTATTTAACGAG ATTGATGAACTAGAAGGCAGACTAGCTGAAGTAAAGTTGGAAATATTTACCAATTACAAGAGAACAATTGGGAAAGTGTCAAACATAATTTATCCAGAGGAAGAAGATTATAACGACCATGATTACCTTGAGAATCCTGAAACACAGAGCTCTGAGTCACCAGACAAGACCAAAGTCAAccagaaattgaagaagaaagacGTTAAGAAAATTGTCGACAATGACGGCACGATTAAA AACGATGAGACATCCAAAGATGACCTGGGGGATTTTGGAAGTGAGGATTTGGCGACCGATCAAGGTAGCGAGGTTGACCCTATAGCTATAAAGACTGAAAGTGAGGAGAACAGTGAGAATACAGAAGGACGAAAAGCCAGTTCGAAAAAAGGCAAAACCATCAACAAGTCTTCAGAGTCCGTTCAAGAGCCG aTGGTGGTAAGAGTCGGCAGTGTTTACACGTGTTTACTGTGCACAAATGACGACGAACGAGGGACTGGTGACGCAAAATCAATCATGACGCATTTGAAAAATGCACACGACGCGCGATTGTACATCTGCGACATATGCAGCATGGAATTTCGGAAAAGGAACGAGCTTTCCGTTCACCTTGACGATCATGTAGCAAACGAGGAAGGAGACTTTCAGTGCGAAGTCTGCAATAGAATATTCAGCAATTTACGACTCTTCAGGATACACAAACGAATTCATTATCCTCAATCTAAATCTTGGCCGTGTGAAACATGCGGAAAAAGATACag TTCGAGAAATTTACTCGAGGAGCACATCAACACTCACACTGGAGTTCGCCCTTATGTATGTGAAACTTGTGGCAAAGATTTTGCCTCAAAATACACTTACAAGGCGCACGTAAAGACCCATGAAGTACGGCCAAGGCCTTTCGAGTGCAGTCAGTGTAGCAAGTCATTTTTGAGCCAGCAGAACCTCACTCAACACGAACGAACGCATAACGGAGTAAAGGAGTACGTCTGTCATCAATGCG GAAAAGCGTTCGGCTCACCGCATAATCTTGAGGTTCACAACATAGTTCACACTGGTTATAAGCCGTACACATGTAGAATATGTAATAAAGCTTTTGCTCGCAAGGCGGAGATAAGGGATCACGAGAGAACTCATACCGGGGAAAAACCGTACCAGTGTGAATTTTGTGGAGCAACGTTTAG tCAAAGGTCGAATCTGCAGTCTCACAAACGCGCAACACATTACAATGACAAAAGATACAAGTGTAACGATTGTGGGAAAGGATTTAAGCGGCGTAGGCTTTTGGATTATCATATCAAAGCAGCTCACACGGGTGAAAGACCATTCAAATGCCCAACTTGTACAGCGACGTTCGTTTATCCTGAACATTTTAAGAAGCATATGCGGATCCATACCGGTGAAAAACCCTATCTCTGTGAA GTATGTGGTAAAGCCTTTAACAGTAGGGACAACAGAAATGCGCACCGATTTATACACAGCGATAAAAAACCGTACGAATGTTTAGTGTGTGGGATGGGATTCATGAGAAAACCTTTGCTTTACACCCACATGCAGACACAG GGGCATTTAAACGATACGATTGTCGTGAATCAACCGCGATTAACAACAGACGACGACCAAGTTATTACTTTACCCGATGCTGATGTGGAACTATTGATGGAAGGCGATGACAATGAACAG GAGACAGAATTGTATATAACTGAATTGAAAGATCACGTGATCATACAAGACGGTGCTCAGATATACCAGGAAGAAAATGTTTTGAGCATTCCATCGGAAGAGAATATTACCGAAGAGGCAGTTGAGCATCTCGTCGTTGACGGGCAG ATTGATTTTGCTGAAAGTGACGTAATGGGATGCAAAACCGAGGCAGCCGAACATATCGAGGAAGTTTACAGTTACAACGACGGCGAAGACGGCTCTACCATAGTTGTACCCACCACTTCGGAGTACGAGGAGATAGCGgaggataataaaaattccgtACGGTTGGTGCACATCAGAATCCCGGCTTCAGCGGCCGATGATGGTCGGAATTGGTTAAACCTAGTACAAAACACATGA